ACTGTTGCTGTTGCTAATAAGAAATTCCCTGAACCACTAGTGCGATTTAGTACATAAGGTATTTCTCTTCGCCAGATTATTGAGCCAGAGTTTGCATCAAGCTTGTAGAATGTCCCATTTGTTACAGTTGGGCCCCAGCCTACAGGATAACCTCCTCTGGTTGATGGGAAGTAGACTGCGTCGCCGTCTACCGTGGGTGATGCGTATATGGGTCCTTCTGTTTTGTGCGTTTCCATATTACGTTTCCGTTGTTAGCGTCGAGACAGTAGAGGTTGCCATCAAGCGAACCCACGTATACCCTTCCGCCAGACACTGCTGGAGAGCTCCGTACGTAAACAACTGCGATGCTATTCCACAAGATATTTTTGGAAATCCCCCCTGCAGAAGTGTTCCACAATTTAGCACCTGTAATTGCGTCCAAGCAGTAAATGTTGCCATCGTCAGCACCAGTGTAAACTTTGCCATTAACTACTGCCACAGAAGAGACAATTGGAGTGCCAATGGTGTAATTCCATATTTGCTGTCCATTTTCAGCTCCGACAGCGTAGATGTTGCCGTCCAATGACCCAAAGTAGACTACTCCGTTGGAAATGGTTGGCGATGAATGAACCTGGGCGCCTGTTGTGAACTTCCACTTGAATTCTAATTCTTGCGGGCCTGCACCCCTAGCAGTGTGTTCGGGGTCTCTCATGAACATTGACCAGTCTACGGTTTCACTGCTAATGCACCATACCTCACCTAATGAGCCGCCTCCACCATAAGCCCAGTATCCGGGTACAGCTGGCGACCCTTTAGTTGGTATCATATAGAGGTTTCCGTAAGCATTACATTGTTGGTTGGATGGGGCTTGGTTTTCTATTGGAATAGTCCATAGTAGCTTTCCAGTGAAAGCGTCGAAACAGCTGAATTCTGGTTTTGCGTATTCGCCTGTAACGAAGTCTCTGTATTGATATTCTCCCATTGCGGTGTAAATCTTATCACCTGCCATAGTAACGTGATTTGCATATCCAATACCTGGCCCTTTCTGGCGCCATACAAGTTCACCATTTGTTGCATTTATGGCATACAGGTAAGTATCTTGGTTCTTTCCGTAGATCATTCCATGCGCTGCGGCAAAATCAAGAGACCATTGTCCATAATAGGTGTATGGATTGTACGTCCAAATGAGCTGACCATTGGTTGCATTCCAAGCACGAACCCAGTTGTCAAGTCCACCATGAATTACCTTGCCTTCATAGTAAACAAGAGAGTAGAAGAACATGCTTCCGGAAGGCGCCGTCCAA
Above is a window of Candidatus Bathyarchaeota archaeon DNA encoding:
- a CDS encoding PQQ-binding-like beta-propeller repeat protein; amino-acid sequence: MTECKIDAILFSLIRQFANGCKTKQMTTRNRRSKLIAVAFALMIVAASSAFLIFENQTTTTASGQISSDMLQYEWPSAHHDPQRTLYNPGPGPAMPNLKWTARVPGATGYPVAFNGMVFVGNGSWTYALNGATGAIVWKVNRSGSMTKIDSTYMMIGAACVRISDGSTVWVGPSEIGSNLQTFSYGVGYVPELKMFMPGRFGGSAWRLSDPSQPPTLAWNITDKLNVDIGFPVYGDGKFFLGSNDGFLKAFDARTGEPLWTAPSGSMFFYSLVYYEGKVIHGGLDNWVRAWNATNGQLIWTYNPYTYYGQWSLDFAAAHGMIYGKNQDTYLYAINATNGELVWRQKGPGIGYANHVTMAGDKIYTAMGEYQYRDFVTGEYAKPEFSCFDAFTGKLLWTIPIENQAPSNQQCNAYGNLYMIPTKGSPAVPGYWAYGGGGSLGEVWCISSETVDWSMFMRDPEHTARGAGPQELEFKWKFTTGAQVHSSPTISNGVVYFGSLDGNIYAVGAENGQQIWNYTIGTPIVSSVAVVNGKVYTGADDGNIYCLDAITGAKLWNTSAGGISKNILWNSIAVVYVRSSPAVSGGRVYVGSLDGNLYCLDANNGNVIWKRTKQKDPYTHHPR